Proteins co-encoded in one Setaria viridis chromosome 9, Setaria_viridis_v4.0, whole genome shotgun sequence genomic window:
- the LOC117836284 gene encoding low affinity sulfate transporter 3 isoform X1 has product MESWQFSQGVHPNTSKLAIEPMASEASVPKREGFADLVLQGPEPPSLWYELIGMLRKAVRYRSADKHFTLSVCAMSILHSLFPILEWSKSYSLKSFRSDVMAGLTLASLSIPQSIGYANLAKLDPQYGLYTSAVPPLVYAVMGTSREIAIGPVAVVSLLLSSMVQKIADPAIDLASYRKMIFTVTFLTGVFQFAFGLLRLGFLVDFLSHAAITGFMGGAAIVIGLQQLKGLLGLSHFTSNTDIVSVTRAVWVSVHEPWHPENFFIGCSFFLFILGMRFIGRKNKKLFWVSAIAPVLSVALSTLMVYMTRADNRGVKIIQKVDAGINSSSVKQINLNGPYVTECAKIALICAVIALTEAIAVGRSFSVINGYKLDGNKEMVAMGFMNVAGSLSSCYVATGSFSRTAVNFTAGCKTAVSNVVMAATVMVALELLMKLLFYTPVSILASIILSALPGLINVHEICILWKVDKMDFLTCMGSFLGVLFGSVEIGLSVAVGVSFAKVIVHSVRPQVQILGRLRGTNIFCNIKQYPMVCQTPAVLTTRIDTSFLCFINANFIRERITGWVTEKLEEIRSVVLDMSNVVNIDTAGLAALEELHKELVSRGIQMAIASPGWQVIHKMKLAQLIDGTGEAWIFLTVGEAVEACLANKKGGDLEC; this is encoded by the exons ATGGAATCTTGGCAGTTCTCTCAGGGAGTTCACCCAAACACTTCAAAACTAGCCATCGAGCCTATGGCAAGCGAGGCATCTGTACCCAAAAGGGAAGGTTTTGCAGACCTGGTGCTGCAAGGGCCAGAGCCTCCAAGCCTGTGGTATGAACTTATTGGCATGCTTAGAAAGGCAGTTCGCTACCGAAGTGCAGATAAGCATTTCACACTCTCTGTGTGCGCAATGTCAATTCTGCATAGTCTGTTTCCAATACTTGAATGGTCGAAAAGCTACAGCTTGAAGTCTTTTCGAAGCGACGTCATGGCTGGTCTTACTCTCGCAAGCCTTAGCATTCCACAG AGCATTGGATATGCAAATCTGGCAAAACTGGATCCTCAGTATGGTCTTT ATACAAGTGCCGTGCCACCTCTTGTATATGCTGTTATGGGGACCTCTAGGGAGATAGCCATCGGACCAGTTGCAGTTGTGTCACTCTTGCTTTCATCAATGGTTCAGAAGATAGCTGACCCAGCCATCGATCTGGCTTCCTATCGGAAAATGATTTTCACTGTGACATTCCTTACTGGTGTCTTCCAATTTGCATTTGGTCTGTTGAG GTTGGGTTTCCTTGTGGATTTTCTCTCACATGCTGCAATCACTGGATTCATGGGAGGAGCTGCCATTGTTATTGGACTGCAGCAGTTGAAGGGGCTACTTGGGCTTAGTCATTTCACAAGTAACACAGATATTGTATCTGTCACCAGAGCAGTTTGGGTTTCTGTTCATGAACCA TGGCACCCCGAGAACTTCTTCATTGGATGTTCCTTTTTCCTGTTCATTCTTGGCATGAGATTCATA GGTCGGAAAAATAAGAAGCTCTTCTGGGTCTCAGCGATTGCACCTGTGCTCTCAGTTGCATTATCTACTCTCATGGTTTATATGACTAGAGCTGATAACCGTGGTGTGAAAATCATACAAAAAGTGGATGCAGGCATCAATTCGAGTTCAGTCAAGCAGATAAATCTCAATGGACCCTATGTTACAGAATGTGCAAAGATAGCTCTTATTTGTGCTGTTATTGCTCTAACG GAAGCAATTGCTGTTGGTCGCTCCTTTTCAGTCATAAACGGATATAAATTGGATGGCAATAAGGAAATGGTAGCGATGGGCTTCATGAATGTAGCAGGATCCTTATCATCTTGCTATGTGGCAACAG GGTCTTTCTCCCGGACAGCTGTAAACTTCACAGCTGGCTGTAAGACAGCCGTGTCAAATGTTGTCATGGCTGCCACTGTGATGGTTGCCTTGGAGCTGCTCATGAAGCTCCTGTTCTATACACCAGTGTCCATACTTGCATCGATCATTCTGTCAGCACTTCCAGGGCTGATCAATGTGCACGAAATCTGCATCCTGTGGAAAGTCGACAAGATGGACTTCCTCACATGCATGGGTTCATTTCTTGGTGTCCTATTTGGATCAGTGGAGATTGGGCTTTCAGTTGCA GTTGGTGTCTCCTTTGCAAAGGTTATTGTACACTCAGTTCGGCCTCAGGTCCAGATCCTCGGTAGGCTTCGGGGAACAAACATATTCTGCAACATCAAGCAGTATCCAATGGTTTGTCAAACACCAGCTGTTCTGACCACACGCATTGACACCTCATTCCTCTGCTTCATAAACGCCAATTTCATCAGAGAAAG GATTACAGGATGGGTAACCGAAAAGCTTGAGGAAATCCGCTCCGTCGTTCTTGACATGTCAA ATGTGGTGAACATTGACACCGCAGGTCTTGCAGCGCTGGAAGAACTGCACAAGGAGCTGGTGTCTCGTGGCATACAG ATGGCTATAGCTAGCCCTGGATGGCAGGTGATCCACAAGATGAAACTAGCACAGCTCATCGACGGAACTGGAGAAGCCTGGATCTTCCTCACGGTTGGCGAAGCTGTGGAAGCGTGCCTGGCCAATAAGAAGGGCGGCGACCTGGAATGCTGA
- the LOC117840106 gene encoding low affinity sulfate transporter 3: METSAAVESSAAVAAFEVSKRPDTGKLVLNSPSPPSLREELVGVVGKAFRPRASGGAGGRAPPCAWALTALQCVFPVLQWGRSYTLKDFRSDVMAGLTLASLGIPQSIGYANLAKLDPQYGLYTSVVPPLIYAVMGTSREIAIGPVAVVSLLLSSMIQNVVDPAADPATYRSLVFTVTFLAGVFQVSFGLFRLGFLVDFLSHAAIVGFMAGAAIVIGLQQLKGLLGLSHFTNSTDIVSVIKAVCSALHDPWHPGNFLIGCSFLIFILTTRFIGRKYKKLFWLSAISPLISVILSTAAVYATRADKHGVKIIQKVHAGINPSSAKQIHLNGPHTSECAKIAIICAVIALTEAIAVGRSFASVRGYKLDGNKEMLAMGFSNVAGSLSSCYVATGSFSRTAVNFSAGARSTMSNIIMSITVFITLELFMKFLYYTPMAVLASIILSALPGLIDIKEACNIWKVDKMDFVTCLGAFVGVLFGSVEIGLAVAIAISFAKIIIQSLRPQVEVLGRLQGTNIFCSIRQYPVACRTPTVLTIRIDTSFMCFINATFIKERIIEWVREEVEASDGKARERIQAVVLDMSSVVNIDTSGLTALEEIHKELVSLGIQMAISSPGWNAVQKMKVSRVVDRIGEDWIFLTVGEAVEACLTEQKGTALEC; the protein is encoded by the exons ATGGAGACCTCGGCAGCCGTCGAATCgtcggccgccgtggccgcaTTCGAGGTATCCAAGCGTCCGGACACGGGCAAGCTCGTGCTGAACAGCCCAAGCCCGCCGAGCCTGCgcgaggagctcgtcggcgtGGTCGGCAAGGCGTTCCGGCCACGGGCCTCCGGCGGTGCTGGCGGCCGGGCGCCGCCGTGCGCGTGGGCCCTCACGGCGCTGCAGTGCGTGTTCCCGGTGCTGCAGTGGGGAAGGAGCTACACCCTCAAGGACTTCAGGAGTGACGTCATGGCCGGCCTCACTCTCGCCAGCCTTGGCATCCCGCAG AGCATTGGATACGCCAATCTTGCCAAACTGGACCCTCAGTACGGCCTTT ACACGAGCGTTGTGCCACCTCTGATCTACGCTGTCATGGGGACGTCGAGGGAGATCGCCATCGGGCCCGTCGCCGTGGTCTCGCTGCTGCTGTCGTCAATGATCCAGAACGTCGTCGACCCGGCCGCCGACCCGGCGACCTACCGGTCGCTCGTCTTCACCGTGACTTTCCTCGCCGGGGTCTTCCAGGTCTCCTTCGGTCTGTTCAG GCTGGGATTTCTCGTCGATTTCCTCTCGCACGCTGCCATCGTCGGGTTCATGGCGGGTGCGGCCATCGTGATTGGGCTGCAGCAGCTGAAGGGCCTGCTTGGACTCAGCCATTTCACCAACAGCACCGACATCGTCTCGGTGATCAAGGCTGTGTGCTCGGCGCTACATGACCCC TGGCACCCAGGCAACTTCTTAATCGGATGCTCGTTCCTTATATTCATCCTCACCACACGGTTCATC GGGAGGAAGTACAAGAAGTTATTCTGGCTGTCTGCGATCTCGCCTTTGATCTCAGTCATTCTGTCCACTGCTGCGGTCTATGCAACAAGAGCTGACAAGCATGGCGTGAAGATCATTCAGAAGGTGCATGCAGGCATCAACCCAAGCTCAGCCAAGCAGATACATCTGAATGGGCCACATACTTCTGAATGTGCCAAGATTGCCATCATCTGTGCAGTCATCGCACTTACG GAAGCTATTGCTGTTGGACGGTCATTCGCTTCGGTAAGGGGGTACAAACTTGATGGAAACAAGGAAATGCTCGCCATGGGATTTTCAAACGTTGCTGGATCTCTGTCCTCATGCTATGTTGCAACAG GTTCATTCTCCCGAACAGCTGTGAACTTCAGCGCAGGCGCCAGGTCAACAATGTCAAACATCATCATGTCCATCACCGTGTTTATTACCTTAGAGTTGTTTATGAAGTTCCTATACTACACGCCCATGGCGGTGCTCGCCTCCATCATTCTATCAGCTCTTCCCGGACTGATTGACATCAAAGAAGCTTGCAACATATGGAAAGTTGATAAGATGGATTTCGTCACATGCCTTGGTGCATTCGTTGGTGTTCTATTTGGCTCGGTGGAGATTGGCCTTGCTGTTGCA ATTGCTATTTCCTTCGCAAAGATCATCATACAGTCGCTCCGACCTCAAGTAGAGGTTCTTGGCAGGCTACAAGGGACAAATATCTTCTGCAGTATCAGGCAATACCCTGTAGCTTGCCGAACTCCGACTGTACTGACGATACGCATCGACACATCCTTCATGTGTTTCATCAATGCCACTTTCATCAAAGAAAG GATCATAGAGTGGGTACGGGAAGAAGTGGAGGCATCAGATGGGAAGGCAAGAGAGAGGATACAAGCAGTTGTCCTTGATATGTCAA gtgtGGTAAACATCGACACTTCAGGACTCACAGCACTAGAAGAAATACACAAGGAGTTGGTTTCTCTTGGCATACAG ATGGCTATATCCAGTCCAGGATGGAATGCAGTACAGAAGATGAAAGTGTCGCGGGTCGTGGACAGAATAGGAGAAGATTGGATCTTCCTGACAGTAGGTGAAGCAGTGGAGGCCTGTCTAACTGAACAAAAGGGCACGGCTCTCGAATGTTGA
- the LOC117836284 gene encoding sulfate transporter 2.1 isoform X2, which yields MESWQFSQGVHPNTSKLAIEPMASEASVPKREGFADLVLQGPEPPSLWYELIGMLRKAVRYRSADKHFTLSVCAMSILHSLFPILEWSKSYSLKSFRSDVMAGLTLASLSIPQSIGYANLAKLDPQYGLYTSAVPPLVYAVMGTSREIAIGPVAVVSLLLSSMVQKIADPAIDLASYRKMIFTVTFLTGVFQFAFGLLRLGFLVDFLSHAAITGFMGGAAIVIGLQQLKGLLGLSHFTSNTDIVSVTRAVWVSVHEPWHPENFFIGCSFFLFILGMRFIEAIAVGRSFSVINGYKLDGNKEMVAMGFMNVAGSLSSCYVATGSFSRTAVNFTAGCKTAVSNVVMAATVMVALELLMKLLFYTPVSILASIILSALPGLINVHEICILWKVDKMDFLTCMGSFLGVLFGSVEIGLSVAVGVSFAKVIVHSVRPQVQILGRLRGTNIFCNIKQYPMVCQTPAVLTTRIDTSFLCFINANFIRERITGWVTEKLEEIRSVVLDMSNVVNIDTAGLAALEELHKELVSRGIQMAIASPGWQVIHKMKLAQLIDGTGEAWIFLTVGEAVEACLANKKGGDLEC from the exons ATGGAATCTTGGCAGTTCTCTCAGGGAGTTCACCCAAACACTTCAAAACTAGCCATCGAGCCTATGGCAAGCGAGGCATCTGTACCCAAAAGGGAAGGTTTTGCAGACCTGGTGCTGCAAGGGCCAGAGCCTCCAAGCCTGTGGTATGAACTTATTGGCATGCTTAGAAAGGCAGTTCGCTACCGAAGTGCAGATAAGCATTTCACACTCTCTGTGTGCGCAATGTCAATTCTGCATAGTCTGTTTCCAATACTTGAATGGTCGAAAAGCTACAGCTTGAAGTCTTTTCGAAGCGACGTCATGGCTGGTCTTACTCTCGCAAGCCTTAGCATTCCACAG AGCATTGGATATGCAAATCTGGCAAAACTGGATCCTCAGTATGGTCTTT ATACAAGTGCCGTGCCACCTCTTGTATATGCTGTTATGGGGACCTCTAGGGAGATAGCCATCGGACCAGTTGCAGTTGTGTCACTCTTGCTTTCATCAATGGTTCAGAAGATAGCTGACCCAGCCATCGATCTGGCTTCCTATCGGAAAATGATTTTCACTGTGACATTCCTTACTGGTGTCTTCCAATTTGCATTTGGTCTGTTGAG GTTGGGTTTCCTTGTGGATTTTCTCTCACATGCTGCAATCACTGGATTCATGGGAGGAGCTGCCATTGTTATTGGACTGCAGCAGTTGAAGGGGCTACTTGGGCTTAGTCATTTCACAAGTAACACAGATATTGTATCTGTCACCAGAGCAGTTTGGGTTTCTGTTCATGAACCA TGGCACCCCGAGAACTTCTTCATTGGATGTTCCTTTTTCCTGTTCATTCTTGGCATGAGATTCATA GAAGCAATTGCTGTTGGTCGCTCCTTTTCAGTCATAAACGGATATAAATTGGATGGCAATAAGGAAATGGTAGCGATGGGCTTCATGAATGTAGCAGGATCCTTATCATCTTGCTATGTGGCAACAG GGTCTTTCTCCCGGACAGCTGTAAACTTCACAGCTGGCTGTAAGACAGCCGTGTCAAATGTTGTCATGGCTGCCACTGTGATGGTTGCCTTGGAGCTGCTCATGAAGCTCCTGTTCTATACACCAGTGTCCATACTTGCATCGATCATTCTGTCAGCACTTCCAGGGCTGATCAATGTGCACGAAATCTGCATCCTGTGGAAAGTCGACAAGATGGACTTCCTCACATGCATGGGTTCATTTCTTGGTGTCCTATTTGGATCAGTGGAGATTGGGCTTTCAGTTGCA GTTGGTGTCTCCTTTGCAAAGGTTATTGTACACTCAGTTCGGCCTCAGGTCCAGATCCTCGGTAGGCTTCGGGGAACAAACATATTCTGCAACATCAAGCAGTATCCAATGGTTTGTCAAACACCAGCTGTTCTGACCACACGCATTGACACCTCATTCCTCTGCTTCATAAACGCCAATTTCATCAGAGAAAG GATTACAGGATGGGTAACCGAAAAGCTTGAGGAAATCCGCTCCGTCGTTCTTGACATGTCAA ATGTGGTGAACATTGACACCGCAGGTCTTGCAGCGCTGGAAGAACTGCACAAGGAGCTGGTGTCTCGTGGCATACAG ATGGCTATAGCTAGCCCTGGATGGCAGGTGATCCACAAGATGAAACTAGCACAGCTCATCGACGGAACTGGAGAAGCCTGGATCTTCCTCACGGTTGGCGAAGCTGTGGAAGCGTGCCTGGCCAATAAGAAGGGCGGCGACCTGGAATGCTGA